The Terriglobales bacterium DNA segment GGATAGCCGTGAGGTGGACAAGTTCCGGTTTGCCGACCAACTCGCCCGTAGGGTCGCCAAGCGCGGCAATTCGTCTAGGCTCTGCTAATCTCTTCGCAAATACGCAGGGCCCGCTGTGTCAACAATCAACTTTCGATCGACTTTTTCATCCATTTCATCGAATGGGTCTAGAGGATCTCAGAATCGTAAGCGTGGGCATTTTTCTAACGATTCTCTTCCGACTACTGCACGCGAAGCGTAGTAGTCGTGGAATGTTGAGCGGTTCCCGACGTACCTGTAATCGAAACAATGTAGGTGGCCGACCTCGAACCACCACTTCCTCCGCCGCAGGCCAGCTGCGAAACTAATCCAAAGAAAAGGGTCACACGGATCAGGGCCGCCAGTATGCATCGTCTATTGGAAAGCCCCATGCCGACGCCAGTCCCTATAAACGCGAATCCAGCTATAGGCAACCACAGCATGCCAGCCTTGGTTGACTCACGGCCAAATCCAAGAGAGTGAAATGAAGCTGCTCTCGATCCTGCGGTTATGGTCAGTATCGCACTCGCTTTTCCGTTGGAATCAAAGGTGATCGAGTTCGAATTTAACGAGCACGTCGGTGATCCGGCTTGAGCGGGCTGCACCGAGCAGGCTAGGGACACTGGGCTGTTGAACGCGTTGAGCAGGCTCAGCGAAATGGCGGCAGTGGCGTTTTCACCGGGGCTCAAGTCATTCGGAGTAGGCGGAGCGACGGAGATGGAGAAGTCAGAACCGGTGGCATTTAGTAATACCGCAATCGCGTTGTCTGAAGGCGACGTTGCGATCAATTCCGGTGCGTTGTCTCCGTTCAAATCCACTATCGCCGCCACGATCGCGCCGAGAGTGGTATTCGCGCCTGTCGCGAAGGTTAAGGGCGCCTGGAAGCTTCCTTCTCCATTTCCCAACGAAACTGCACTCTGGCGCGTCTGGTTCACGAATGCCCATCCAACTAGGTCAAGCTTCCCATCACCGTTGAGGTCAGATGTTGATTCGACACTGATGGTCGCAGGAAGGGCCGTTTGGAAAGTGAAGTCGCCATTGCCCAGAAATAGGCCAATCGGTCCCGGGCAAGACTTGATTGCTGGGAAGGTTCCACAAAGATGAGAGGGCCCTCGCGCCACTAAGTCCTCATTGCCATCGCCATTCATGTCACCAGTGGCCAACAGAACGGGATAACCTCCTGGGTAGGCTCCTGCCGTCGCGGGCACTGCAGCAGGGGCTTGGAAAGACCCATCGCCGTTGCCGCCCAAAATCGACACCGACAACGAGCTCAAATTTTTGAATAGTCCGACCACAAGATCGGCTCTGCCGTCGAGATTGAAATCCGCAACAAAAACTGGACTCCCCAAATTGGATCCATAATCAACATGTGGCTGAAAAGTTCCGTCTCCGTTTCCCAACAGAACACTAACCACGCCGCTGTTTGTGACTGCTAAGTCCAGCTTATGGTCACTGTTGGAGTCAAAAGTCGCGATCGAGGAAGGGTTACGACCAGGCGTCAGAACAGCTCCCTTTCTAAAGGTGCCATTGCCATTACCGATGAAGATAGTTAAATCGCCATTATCCCCAACACTCGAATCACCGGCACGAACCACGACTAGATCACCTTTACCGTCTCCGTTGAAATCTCCGCCTGCCATTCCAGACGGGTTTCGTCCGGCCGTGAAGTTCAGCTGAGCCTGAAAAGTTCCGTCGCCGATACCCATCAAAACGCTCACGCCACCGTTATCACCGATGCTGGC contains these protein-coding regions:
- a CDS encoding VCBS repeat-containing protein, with the translated sequence MPRKVFISTLFTLLCLAQVAVANTVDFKPAHNYPVGTNPIAVIAGDFNDDGNRDLAVANSGDASIGDNGGVSVLMGIGDGTFQAQLNFTAGRNPSGMAGGDFNGDGKGDLVVVRAGDSSVGDNGDLTIFIGNGNGTFRKGAVLTPGRNPSSIATFDSNSDHKLDLAVTNSGVVSVLLGNGDGTFQPHVDYGSNLGSPVFVADFNLDGRADLVVGLFKNLSSLSVSILGGNGDGSFQAPAAVPATAGAYPGGYPVLLATGDMNGDGNEDLVARGPSHLCGTFPAIKSCPGPIGLFLGNGDFTFQTALPATISVESTSDLNGDGKLDLVGWAFVNQTRQSAVSLGNGEGSFQAPLTFATGANTTLGAIVAAIVDLNGDNAPELIATSPSDNAIAVLLNATGSDFSISVAPPTPNDLSPGENATAAISLSLLNAFNSPVSLACSVQPAQAGSPTCSLNSNSITFDSNGKASAILTITAGSRAASFHSLGFGRESTKAGMLWLPIAGFAFIGTGVGMGLSNRRCILAALIRVTLFFGLVSQLACGGGSGGSRSATYIVSITGTSGTAQHSTTTTLRVQ